CCACACCTGCCTAGCAGCATTCCAGGATTCAGCTTCTCTAAAGTACTAGTGCAAGCTAACCAGTAGCCAAAGCACAAATtctgaataaatacattaaacataATAGTCTAAGGAGAGGAACATTCATCTATAAACATTTCATAACCTTCAGCTAACCTGTCAGTGAGCACTGTGAGAGCAGCAATTCATTTTGTCATTGGGTTCACATTGAGGGAAAACTATGCTGTATGCAGTACTGACATAAGCACATTATAGTGGAAGGGATGTCTTACATAAGCACAAATGTTGAAGAGACTGATTTTGACATCAATAATtctataatttttaatttgttaaaacAGCCACTGCGGTGCAGTTTTTAGTAGGTTCAAGAGGTGACAATCAGTTCACTGAGGTGAGGGTCCTCACCTGCAGGATAATCATTTAAGTGGGTCTAGAGATGGAAGTGTTCGGGGAGTAATGAGGTACTGGTCACTGGGCAGAGAACACCAGGGCACAGTCAGCAAAAGGGTTTTTCTGGTTGGCATAGGAAGATGGTGGCAGTTCTGCGGTCATCATTGTTTCAGACGGACTGTTCCTCTTTTGGAGGGAACATAATTACAAGAGAAGCCATGTTTGATAACAGGACAAGGCACTGGAGGTGCCAGGTGACCAGGGGTCCCTGTTTGAGGTCCAGAGAAGCACagcttaaaatgaaatgcaaaggaACAAAAATAACTTAAGAAAATGTAGTCTTGTGAAGCAGGCCAACATATCCTACCTACCGGCTCCCTAAGATGTGTTGCACACAAGTCTTTACGGGCAGTAATGACATTGTCTTCCATTACTTGACTGAATCTATTACTTCCCTTTATTGCGCTAATTTAGGCgaaaatgctaaatatataacgctgaaatgtaggcctattattTTGTCTCCTAAAGGTATGCTGGTTTCGAGGCCAATATCAGGGCAGCGCGAGCCCGCAGATGTTCAGGAACTACTgcgtagggggggtggggagagcaGTAATATGCATGGTGTAAACACAGACTAACGACTTGATCCTTTCTCTTTCCAGTTGTGAGAAATCCGTTAACTAACTttaggggggttggggtgggtggtCCGTGAGTTACGCACTCTGATGTCCAGTCATTGTTTTGGCATCCTCGCGAGCTCCCGTGTTTGCGCTGTCCATTAAGCGTTCTGGTGTCAGGTAAAGCGAATAATTAGAACGTTCAGATGTCAAAGAGAAACGCTGTTCCCGCGACTGTTTGAACGTGTTTTAACAGTTATTTAAAGTTCTGGGGACGTCGTTTTTGCACTACTTCCCAATGATGGAAATTAGCTTGACAAAGTTTGCAGAGCTGGTCATAATCCTCGCTTAAAAGAGAGGGCGCTTTGTCCGAAAACAGTGTAAGCAAGCAAAGCCGGCCCTTTAAAGAAGCCGCTCGGCTTTTCATCAGTTCCTTTTCAAGTCTCTAATTAAGAACTAATACCGGAGAAGGCCTCTTTACATAACTAATTTCCTACGAAGGAAATAAGTATGCATTGCCACATACAGATGGATTGTCAATAGAGATGAGTCATAAGCATTCGGACAAGATATATTTCTTAATGTTCAGTCTTTAATATTTATTCGTTTTTGATAGGAGCGGAAAACATGGTGCAATTTAATGTTATAAGAGCCTTACTGCAACCAAACtgacaaaatacacaaaatgtgattattgataaattatttattttcattgagaGGCTGCCATCGTgcgtatttttatttatcttttttccaTATGCCATCGTCGATACAGACCTGCCAACCGTGGCAGCTGGTACTCAGCGTTTGTATAGAGAGAAAACAATTCATGTCACAGGTAAGTGTTTTAATTATCAGATCGGATCGCGGATTAACGCGGCCATTGGGATTATGCACCTCGCAGTTAGCAAAACCAGCAGCACCACGTTGTCATCACACCAGGGCCGCAAGATTTGACGCCTGGGTGCAGCTTCGgccattttcccattttcagcCGACGCCGCAGCTGCAAAACGGGACACTTTCCACAAGGTGCCATCGCGGCACCTGGGCCAGAGGGGCGCGTGACAAACTTCTAGCCTTTCCTGCTCCTTGTGAATTCCATACAACACAGAATAAGCACAAATGGGGGCAGACCTAAAACTACAAATAAATTAACGACTAGGTTGTCAGTACACGGCGGTGTAATAGGTCTACATTAAAACTCACACAGTGCACGTTTCAAATAAACAGGATTCTGCATTGTGGATTTTTTAACCACGTTGTCGAAAGGCATGGGTCGCGCTTTTAAAATAATGCGATTTCTCTATTTTCTATTTGCTCTCCAGTGGTGAAGCTATTTGTTCCGCTGCTTGTAATATGTGCCGACTGGCTTTGATTCCCAAGACACGAATAAGATGATTAGGCGACATCAAGGCCTTCTCAGCGGTAATGATTGCTTTTGGAGCTCAGATCCTCGCAAGAATTTGTAcgaagcccccacccccctttccaaAAACCAATCCCCCTTTTCGGTGTGTGCTTCCCCGAGTGTCTTGTCATGGCCACAACCATCAGCCCATTGACAATCCCAGCTTGTCACAAGTCAATCAATTAATTGGAGGCCTTGTTGGGCTGGTCTTTCTTTCCTCATCTGCTACTTAAGAAGACAAAGGCGCGGAGGGGGGCCTTTGACACCTCTGACTTTGAGCAGAGTATAAAACGGGGTACATGACCTGGCAGAGCAGCATTCGACATCTCCAGTCCTCGCCTGAAGAACTGACGCGTTTGGATCTAACAGGCTTtgcactttttcctttttttcccccccagactttgacttttttctttaaaattttcgAAACATGCAAATTCCACCCAGGCCCGTGGGAACCTACGGTTACCCCATGCGCCCATTCGCGCCGCTGTATCCGGAGTACTCTGGCGGCCAGTGTACCGCGCCTACAAAACCCAGCAGCGGGAAATCGTTCACCATCGACGCGTTACTGGGTCGCTCTGATCAGCCTGGAAACGAACGAGTGAGCCACCCTCACATCGGAAGAAAGTACCATCCTGCGGCCTCGCCTATTCCGCCCGCAGGACAGATGTGCGCACCGATGCCTCACTACCTCTACGCGCCGAACATCGTGCACACCCAACCCGGATACCCCGTGTACTACTGCCCGCCATTCACTTACCAGACGACATGTCGTGGCACGTTTTACGCTGAAGGTAACGACTActgcctgattttttttctaaggGATAAAGTGCTTTCTAAACAGTGCAGCTGTCAACCCGGTCTGCGATGCGTGTTGCTAATGTATTGCTTGTCATCTttccacagacactgcagcgtCTAAGGCCAATATTCAATCATTCAAACACAAAGGGGGGAAATCGAAACGAATGCGCACCAGCTTCACCAACGAGCAGCTGTCCCGCTTGGAGAAAGAGTTCGCCCGCCAGCAGTATATGGTCGGCTCGGAGAGATTCATCCTTGCGTCCGCGCTGCATCTAACCGAGGCTCAGGTAAATATCTTTGCCGTTCAGCTCCTGCTTCGCCATCCCATATTCCACTCGAACAGTTTAACCAATACGGAGACCGAAATTCAAAGTTTCTCAGTGTGTTCGAGGCGATTCTTCATGCTTATACATTAccattattatacattattgTATAGTATGCAGGCGGAGGAAACCATACACAACAACTATGAAGCATCGAATGCATTAATAAGCATAATTCAGACCACTAATCGCGTTCCATCCCCTCTACAGGTAAAAGTTTGGTTCCAGAACCGGCGCATCAAGTGGAGGAAACAGTCCCTGGAGCAACAGCAAGCCAAGCTGGCTAAACTCGGCCTCGCGGCCCCGCAGAAGAGCCCTGGCTCGCAGGGCCGCGACGatgaaggggaggaggaagaggaaatcgACTTTTCAGCAGACTCAGACGTGGATATCTAAAAGTCCCGTCGGCGCAACTGCAGAACGCTTATGAACTGTCCCAcaactggatttaaaaaaaaaaaataaaaaaaaaacttttgtacATACGCTACTGGAGAGTGGCAGAGTAAACTATTACtatttgtataaatatttatgaaatggatatatttttaaaattacccGTGTTGCCTCACTGCTCTgaagaatgttttgttttgatacatgttgtacatttttctATAATcaagaataaatatattttcagattttatccAAGCATTTCATTTAATCCACCAACCAAGGTTCACCGAGATCGACCTGGAACAGTCTACACATTAGTGCAGCACATATTTTCACTCGCTGTGTATTGATGTTTTCGGTATAGCGGTATTGGAATGAATTGCAATAAGCCATTACACATTCTAatagaggaagaggagcaggtcCACGTCGTCGTAAGAAAACTAGGctaattaaaaacatgttatGGTGAAACCGTATCCCTGTGAGTTACAGCGTAAAGGACTGAAAACCagtgaaatacattattatagACCAGTCTACACGTATATGAACGCAATGCcggaaattacattacattaaatgacaatcatattttgttgaaataatCAGTTAAATTACATTCGGCGTTCAGGAAAGTGGTTTATGATGTCAGTAGGTTGTTggataaatgttttaaaaattggaCCCCCGggtcatgttttcatttttccaaaagAGAACGTATGTAAATGGTAaagtggactgcatttatatagcgcttttatccaaagcgctttacagttgatgcctctcattcacacaccaacggtgaaaggctgccatgcaaggtaccaatcagctcattgggagcaattaggggttaggtgtcttgctcagagaactggcaaccctccgactgccagacaaccgctcttacctcctccTACAGCATATTCtatatgtttatatacagtagAAACAGAATGAAAGTGGTAGAATAACAAAGTCAGAGCATAAATAATCAAGTAGCCCACCAGTTTTGCGGTGGCGTCTATAGATCAGTcccaaaatatatttccaaaatttccaaaaaaaaaaaaaaacaaaaaaccttccTCACTGGGGAAAAACATCCGACAGCAAGTCAAAACTGACACATCAAACATAAGGCAAGACGTCATGCCATCCtccaacacacagacagacacgcacatacacacacaaatgaatgcatCTTATCTCGAAACAATGTGAATGTAATTAAATTCGGTTCATTGACCGCTTTTAAGTTCGTTAGAATAAAATGGAAGCAATGCAGCCGGTGCCTGACGGCCGTAAACCAGACGGATTACAAAGTCAATTGGATCTCAGAAAGACTAAACCGTGAATTTAACCTTCAGAAACCTATTCTTTATCCTTGCAATTAACGTGTAAAAGTTTGGATTACCTCAGATAACAGGCTTACGTGTATCCAGTTCGATCAAAAGGCACAAACTTAAACAGACGCCGCCGCTGCTTGGCTAAACCGCTTTATGCCCAATAATATGCAGTGTAATTAAATTGTGTTATTGTAAAAGAGCTATTGCATTAACTGTGAGTACAACTCATGGTTCGTACACCACGCTTGATCTCCCTTGTTTGTAATTTAACACGCGGAATACTTTGGCACACTTGATTAACACAATCCAACAAATAACGGTACAGATGAATTAGTTTACAATAAGGTACTGAGACTGAAAATATGTCCATCAAATGGGATTTATCTTCAGTTTTCTGTTGAcagggggaggagaaaaaaaaaaacatttgaaaacgGTAGGCGAAAGGATTTAACGTCACACAATCCGATTACACAATGTTATTATTTGGGAATAAAACCAATTAAAATGTCTCTCGGAGACAAAAGAAACAGTAGTACGTTTAAAGATCCCCCGCTTTCCAATTTTTGTGTTAGTCCTACAAATCCCATTTCAGGTCACATTTCACTGTCGTCCAGCCCGAAGAGGAGTAATTAgggaacaaatacaaaataaatatttttagtataaaagtataaaaaaaaatattacagccAACTCCGGGTGCACGTCCATTCTAGTCACCATACGAGGAGTTTCCGGAACCAAGGACTATGGTTATTCAAAAGGAGACAATAATCTGGCTTCACATTTTGCCCGTGCCCCGACATGTTATTGAGATCCGTTACAGCTGAGATCCGCAGGAAACGATCTAATGAGATTACTTTTACAGCTGGTCAGTCACCCTACACAGACAACAATGAGTAATAACATGTCAAATGTGTCTGattgtgtttggttttgtttccaATAGTTTCAGAAAAAGCAGTTTGAACAGagtgaaaatatgtatttgaatgaACTTAGCCTCGTAAATAAGCACAATAAAGTTTAAAACAATCATTAAATCAATACATTGATAAATACAACTGTGTGAACTGATCCAAATCCAATCAGATTATCAaacacttcacatttgagaaaacCTGCCTTCAAGTGAGCAGATTACCTGTGGCCAGACCAGGTGAGCAGATTACTTGGGGCCAGGTGGGGTCCTGGAATGGCTCCGACAGCCACAGTTTATGGGACATGTCTGACAGCAGAGTTTGCCTCTAACCCCGAGCTTACGGATTCCCAACATTAAAAATCCCTACAGGCAGTTTAATCCCCATTATAAAAACAcactgccttttttaaaaattattattattttttttttttttacagctgacAGGACAGAAGAGCGCAGAAGTGCAGTGACAGGCTCACATTCACAGAAGCAGTCAGACGGGACTCTCAAAAACGCAGGAGCagacagaacaggaagtgatgcttTGTGTACAGGGTCCCAGGATGAGTTTGAGGGGGTAGAAGCTCCCCACAGTCGGCTTACATCCAGACAGGAAGAGACTCCTGTTGTGGGCCCTGTGTTGTTGATGCCATAACAACAGTTAGAACAGGAAGGAGACAATGGGGAGGGTGTCCAAATTgatctgagcgtgtgtgtgtgcatgagtgtgcataagtgtgtgtgtgcgcgccagTGCAAGTATGCATCTACGACTGGAACCAAATTACATCACTTCACACAAACTCCAACCATCCACTTGCTCATCTAACCCAAATGCAGAATTCTTGAAGGACATGTGACATAACTATGCTATAGCAATATCATAATAAGACCACTCATGGCTCAAATGTGCCAGCGGTGTGCACTAGTGCACTAATTATTAGTCGCACTGGGTAAGAGCATCGGCTATAAATGCccaaaacataaatgtaaaaatggaatAGGAGGGGTGAGAGCGGAGCTGCAGATTGATTTTAGATTCATGAAAAATACACTTGCACCCCAAAAGGATGCTACGTGATTTCCTGTAATTGGACAACACGGTTCTGGGGAGGCAAAGGTATTCGGGGCAGTGACATACAGAGAGGCAACGTGTCGTGTGTGTCAGACGCACTCTGTTGACTACCTGTCCTCATTGATAAAGACCTCCTAATGGAGACGAGTGTAGGCAGAGTGGAGGACAGCCCTGACAGCTGTATCACAGTCAGGGATTTAAACAGACAAAGAGGGAAGCGGTGGATCCTGTGGCACCGCTGCCGTTTCCTGGGTTGGTGATTAagagcacccctcccccccccccgacacgcacgggggggggggggggggggcacccacAAATCCCGATAAACCCCGTTTCTGATGAGATCAGTGGGGGCGTAATCTCATTGTGGAGGGGAGTCGCGGGTCCTGTGGGCCGGAGACAGAGAACCCTGGGAAACGGGAGGGACGGCGAGGCCTGGTGACCCCCTCCCGCCGCCATCCCAATTAGCAAAGGATGCTGGGACACTGCTAAACCCCCATGGAATCAGAGTGCGGTGTTTGTCTGCACCACTCACTGTTTTGTCAGCCATTTCACAGGAGGGAAAAGCCTTGGTCCTCCAGATCTACTTTGGTAGCTCAGTAGCTCCCTACCCCCCCAGCCACAGAAGTGTCAACCATCATAACAATTCATAGATGATATTATTATGAATGATAATTATGGCTTTGCATGGAGTGCTAACGCAGGAGGAAAGGGTGTGGGTGGAGTAAGCACAATGCTGTAAAGTTCTTCGCTTCTTTACCATTGGCATGAATGCATACACCTTTacaatgttcattttcaaattttagtAACTGTAAAAATGGACACACGCAGTTTAAGTCTACATTACGAAAATGCTTCACCGCAACTGTAATCCACAATCAggggaaatggagaaaaaaataactggcCTAATCTACATTGAGACAAATGGGCAATGGTATTCCGAACACCGAGATTGAAATACACATACTTCCATAGTTTCGGCGATCCATTAGCAACTGCAGTCCTGGCCTGTTGTCGCTCTGGTCAAATCTGATTTGACTGACTTGTGCCGCCTCGAAACTGACACAGGTTACACTTAAATCCAGTTCCAATATCCGTCTCTCTCCTTAGGCAAGAAAGCGTGACAAGTGCCGCTACCGTTCGACTAATTGTCAGAGAATAACGTTAATTTGATTGAAAGAACAATATATCGgtacaaaaaaatctaatcacaATTACCTGCTAAATGCCAGGGATATTGACAGAAACCGTTTGACAGCAGGCACCTGAAAACAGCAACTTTGCCATCTCAAATCTTTACTTTTCCCAGGAAAATGGAGATAGTTTCatgtagttttattttcataacaaaTCAGAATGtttaaatttgtaaaataaatgtatactcTCAAAATGAGCTATGCGGAtggtggacatttttaaaagtgtctTTTTTGCCGAAAAATATCTGAAAACGATAGGCCTACGTATGCGGAGATTGAGCCTCAGAAAAAAAGCTCATTTATCTATAGGAACAAGGAGCGCGTTTCTAAAATAATGCGCGTTTCTAAAATAATGCGAAGATCAAATCTTCATCCTACGTGCATCGCCTGACAAGACAGAAGTGAACAGTACGCTATGTGCTTTTCTAGATCCAAAAATGGTCTGTTCATCTGCGTTCTATTTACGAACAGCATATTTGAAACGACACTTCAAAATCCCTTGAAATAACGCGCTTATGGTGGCTCTAATATtgtcaaaatgtacaaataaacacagaaatcaAGTGTCCTTAATATTTTATCAGCTCTTCTAAACGGAGTGTGTCAACCTcaggttttcaaaaaaaagaaatgactaATCCACATTGACTGACGCATTCGTTAATCACTTCATGAACAgatatgtaggcctatatttgtGTGGTGTTGGACAGGCACATTATATAGATCACATCCATCACGGCAACTTAAAGTTCTAAACTAGTTGAACTCACAGGACCATTTGAACGAAAACAAACTGCGCTTTCGCTATTGGGACCAACACCACGGATTGCTTTTAGAATCACATGGAAATTGGTATCCATGACTTTCGTTGTGCGGCTAGGTGCGAAAATTCTCATGGAGCTAACACTTCTGAAAAACTGCATGAGGTCCGCGCAGTCAAACGGCCTGGCAGAAGAgaaaaatgcagttcatttgaGTCCTGAAACATTTTAGGGTAGGCTATTGTAAAAAAtcctctttttttgcattttatttgtgaaccaaTGGCTTCCACTCTATCTAATAGTCATTAACATCCATTAGAATCGTTTGAAGTCCTCGCGGCCCTTTGTCTCACTCTGAACGGTTTAATATGGAAAATACAATGACTTCTA
This region of Anguilla anguilla isolate fAngAng1 chromosome 5, fAngAng1.pri, whole genome shotgun sequence genomic DNA includes:
- the noto gene encoding homeobox protein notochord, yielding MQIPPRPVGTYGYPMRPFAPLYPEYSGGQCTAPTKPSSGKSFTIDALLGRSDQPGNERVSHPHIGRKYHPAASPIPPAGQMCAPMPHYLYAPNIVHTQPGYPVYYCPPFTYQTTCRGTFYAEDTAASKANIQSFKHKGGKSKRMRTSFTNEQLSRLEKEFARQQYMVGSERFILASALHLTEAQVKVWFQNRRIKWRKQSLEQQQAKLAKLGLAAPQKSPGSQGRDDEGEEEEEIDFSADSDVDI